The following is a genomic window from Nitrosomonas communis.
TCATCAAAGCCGTTTTGCGGGCACGTTCATCAGGGTCGTTTTCACGATCAGGGTGTAGAGCGCTGGCGAGCTGGCGGAATACCTTGCGTAAAGTGGTTTCTGCTTCCTCCTGCTCCGCCTCGGCCTTGAGCTGGGCGGCAGTAGGTTTTTTTTTGCGCGCGCGAGCCTGTCGGCGTGCCTTTTCTTCAGCTTCAGCCTCGCGTAACCGCGCCATGCCGGCGTTAAATACATCCTGCATGGTTTCTAGCGAGTCTTCGTCAGTCAGAGATTCGCCTAGCATGTCTTCCATCATCGTGCGTATTTCCTTAATGCTGGCCTGTTCTTTCTGCTCGAGGCTCTCCGTGCTGTGTTTATCATGCAGGACTTGCATTTCCTCATCACCCTGAGCCGCGAGCTGTTCAGAGAGGCCGCATAAAATCGTGGTGGCGATACGTTTTTGTGTGGGGGTTAAGCCCTTGCGCTGCAATCGTTCATCCAGCCATAACACCATTTCCCGCGTGAGCAGCCGCTCACGCTCGCGCAGGGGGGCAATCGCCTGATGGTATAGCGGACGATGCGCATCGCTGATGGCTTGTAATTCAAGAAGCTGTTTTTTGAGTTTTTCGATACGCTCGAGTAAACGGTTGAAGCGTTGCTGACTGGGCGTTAACTGGGAATCTTGTGTCGTCAGTTTCAGTGCAGTCGCAGAATTGTTTACAGTTTGCTCAGAGGTGGCAGGCGTTTCATTGTTGAATAAATCGAATTGGTGAGACATAATCATCCTGTCTAGTCAGTTAGGTTGGAGAATGAAAGTATTTTTAGAGTCCAAATAATTTTACAAAGTGCCCGGGTAGTGGAGAAAAGATTATATCTCTCTAAAAGATAGGAAGTCATAGAACTTTTTTCTTCAGCTGGGGTCGATAGATTCGAAGTTTTGATAAAAATGAAGTATTTTTAAACCGTCTATTGCAATATCGATGATGGAATCACCCGTCCTTCCGTTATATACTTATCAGGCTGTTCAAAATAATGCATTCAATTTCCAGCTAAGCTACTTGTAATATTCCGTGAGTAATAAACTATATATTAAGACTTTTGGTTGCCAGATGAACGAGTATGACTCGGATAAAATGGCGGATGTACTTCATGTTGCCAGGGGTATGGAGTTGACTGATAATCCCGATGCAGCCGATGTGATTTTGTTCAATACTTGCTCTGTGCGTGAGAAAGCGCAAGAAAAAGTTTTTCATGATCTCGGACGGGTGCGGCACCTGAAAAAAAATAAGCCGAATCTGTTAATTGGTGTGGGAGGCTGTGTCGCTAGTCAGGAAGGGGCAGAAATCGTTAAACGTGCTCCTTTTGTAGATCTCGTGTTTGGGCCACAAACATTGCATCGTTTGCCGGAATTGATCAAGGAACGTGAAGCTACCGGTCGGCCACAAGTGGATATTTCTTTTCCTGAAATTGAAAAGTTTGATCATTTGCCGCCCGCTCGCACAGAAGGAGTGACGGCTTTTGTCTCCATCATGGAAGGCTGCAGCAAGTACTGCAGTTTTTGTGTGGTGCCGTATACGCGTGGTGAAGAAGTATCGCGTCCGCTCAACGATGTGCTGGTTGAAGTGGCCGGTCTGGTGGTACAGGGTATCAAGGAAATTACCTTACTTGGACAGAATGTCAACGCCTATCGTGGCGAAATGGATGAGGGTGAAATCGCTGATTTTGCCCTGTTGCTTGAGTATATCCATGAGATTCCTGGCATAGAACGTATTCGCTATACCACCTCGCATCCTCGGGAATTTACTACTCGTCTGATTGAGGTTTATGCAAAATTGCCGAAAGTAGTCAGCCATTTGCACTTGCCCGTTCAATCGGGTGCAGACAGAGTTCTGGCAGCGATGAAACGTGGCTATACTGCGCTTGAATATAAGTCGATTATCCGCAAAATACGTGCAGTCCGTCCAGATATTTCCATTAGTTCCGATTTTATTATTGGATTTCCGAGTGAAACCGATGCCGATTTTGAAGCGACCATGAAGCTGGTTGAAGACGTAAATTTTGATGAATCATTCAGTTTTATTTATAGCCCACGGCCAGGTACCCCTGCTGCTGATTTGCCTGATGATACCTTCCATGAAACCAAGCTGGCGCGGCTCTATCGTCTCCAGGAAAAAATTGCTCAGCAGGCACAAGCTATTAGTCAGGGAATGGTAGGAACAAGTCAACGTATACTGGTAGAAGGACCTTCCAAAAAGAACCCTGATGAATTGTGTGGTCGAACGGATAATAATCGGGTAGTTAATTTTGCTGGGACACCTGATCTGGTGGGTCATTTTATCAATATCAGGGTTACAGCTGCCTTGTCGCATTCATTACGTGGAGAAATTATCCATGAGTCGCGATCGATTGGCCTATAAATGCTCTATTATTACTTGCAATCTATCGTAACCCCTGCGAGAATCAATACGTCGCATTTATTTAACAAAAGTCTTGAAACCTAAACCTGTCGAGATTACTTTTTCTCCGGTTGATAACCGGCGTCTAGCCAATCTCTGTGGCGCGCTAGATGAAAACCTTAAACAAATTGAAAATGCGCTGGATGTCGTAATCGCACGGCGCGGTGAACATTTTAGTCTGCGCGGCCAAGCAAATCAGACGCAGCTGGCTGCCCAAACCCTGAAGAATTTATACAACCAGTCACACCATCATCTTAGCGTAGAGCAAGTGCAACTCGGTTTGATCGAGATAACTAACGCGTCCCATGCTTCGCAGTCGGCTGGGGATGAACTGGCGGATGCTGATGCTGAGTTAGCGGTACCCAAACTGATCACGCGGCGCAGCAATTTACATGGTCGCACACCACGGCAGGTGCAATACCTGCAGCAAATCCAGGATCATGATATTACCTTTGGTATTGGCCCGGCAGGTACCGGTAAAACCTATCTGGCGGTTGCCAGCGCGGTCGACGCATTGGAACGCGAAACGGTTGCACGCATTATCCTGGTGCGGCCCGCAGTCGAAGCGGGGGAACGCTTGGGGTTTTTGCCAGGGGATATGGTGCAGAAAGTTGACCCCTATTTACGCCCGCTTTATGATGCGCTATATGATCTCATGGGATTTGATAAAACCGGCAAGCAGTTTGAACGCAGTACCATTGAGATTGCCCCGCTAGCATTC
Proteins encoded in this region:
- the miaB gene encoding tRNA (N6-isopentenyl adenosine(37)-C2)-methylthiotransferase MiaB, whose amino-acid sequence is MSNKLYIKTFGCQMNEYDSDKMADVLHVARGMELTDNPDAADVILFNTCSVREKAQEKVFHDLGRVRHLKKNKPNLLIGVGGCVASQEGAEIVKRAPFVDLVFGPQTLHRLPELIKEREATGRPQVDISFPEIEKFDHLPPARTEGVTAFVSIMEGCSKYCSFCVVPYTRGEEVSRPLNDVLVEVAGLVVQGIKEITLLGQNVNAYRGEMDEGEIADFALLLEYIHEIPGIERIRYTTSHPREFTTRLIEVYAKLPKVVSHLHLPVQSGADRVLAAMKRGYTALEYKSIIRKIRAVRPDISISSDFIIGFPSETDADFEATMKLVEDVNFDESFSFIYSPRPGTPAADLPDDTFHETKLARLYRLQEKIAQQAQAISQGMVGTSQRILVEGPSKKNPDELCGRTDNNRVVNFAGTPDLVGHFINIRVTAALSHSLRGEIIHESRSIGL
- a CDS encoding coiled-coil domain-containing protein, which gives rise to MSHQFDLFNNETPATSEQTVNNSATALKLTTQDSQLTPSQQRFNRLLERIEKLKKQLLELQAISDAHRPLYHQAIAPLRERERLLTREMVLWLDERLQRKGLTPTQKRIATTILCGLSEQLAAQGDEEMQVLHDKHSTESLEQKEQASIKEIRTMMEDMLGESLTDEDSLETMQDVFNAGMARLREAEAEEKARRQARARKKKPTAAQLKAEAEQEEAETTLRKVFRQLASALHPDRENDPDERARKTALMSEANAAYDRRDLIALLQIQLRTELTDPASIAKMAEEKITSLTRLLKEQAQELEGELYHRRHAARHEFGLSSYETPSSTSLRRSLRREETLLKADIDAMQQDLQLIQDDKFFKRWLKDQIQPSNTVLLDEWIINTFR
- a CDS encoding PhoH family protein — its product is MKPKPVEITFSPVDNRRLANLCGALDENLKQIENALDVVIARRGEHFSLRGQANQTQLAAQTLKNLYNQSHHHLSVEQVQLGLIEITNASHASQSAGDELADADAELAVPKLITRRSNLHGRTPRQVQYLQQIQDHDITFGIGPAGTGKTYLAVASAVDALERETVARIILVRPAVEAGERLGFLPGDMVQKVDPYLRPLYDALYDLMGFDKTGKQFERSTIEIAPLAFMRGRTLNQSFIILDEAQNTTPEQMKMFLTRIGFGSKAVITGDITQIDLPKNQKSGLIDAEHALGKIRGIAFTHFKTEDVVRHPLVQRIVDAYEKHEKRQ